The DNA window ccgcacaaggctggcgcgctccagtcgaactccttgtagaaaatagtgcgccagaacgcctggagccgtatcttccggccgttttttacggaaattaggaagaagtggacggaatcacccccctctccatagtctcccgtcccgtatacgaatactccacctgaaatccgtaccacctcagattcgtgtagtgatgcctttaagtgattaGTGAAAATTGAGAGAAGTGACACttcctgcaattttttttgccacagaatttaatttttctcttcctaaCAGCGTTCAgacttttttcgttcattctaGAGAAATTTAAGCATAAGTGGAAGATTTAAGTCTTCTTCCTAAAGGGGTCAATACTtcacttggagaatattcaaacttaattttacaCCTATATTATTTCGGAACCGatacaatttggaaacattatacGATGTGTTAGattttctcgttctttctCTAACAATTAGCAATGGATGATGTGCGaacattaaatgacgtgatcgtcatcatcgtactgacaAAGTTAAGGTTGTACGGCAGACGACCTGTTAGCGACCTGACCTGTTAGACCACGTGACCTGTTAGCTACGATTTAGAGgttatcatcgaccccgatgatagatatggggcgtggtataaagtgCCGTTCGCGGTTATAGTTATTCTAGTTCATATTACTACTTGCaccgtccaagagtgcggtagacaacgctctgcccatTCTTTCATCCAATCGTATTGCTGGCAATTGTTCTGCTCATCTGTATTCACATAATAaagacattccactgaaccaccgctttttggtctgttcaattagggtgataaaattcctaaagtctctagtcacccactcaAACAGTTTGGTGGATCTGGACAGATGCGACATCGCCGCACTACTGCATCATCTGCTCCCCAGTCTTGAAAAAGCCTGCCAAACGCTTCTGGAAAGGGCTGCTCCGAAGTCCAGCTGCCTATTTTGCACTGTGGACGAGAATCGTGACAATCACCATTCCGGGAGATGTTCACGGCTCCCGGATCCAACCTCCAAAACAGCACAGGCGACGAAGCTGAACCTGTGCCTCCTCTGCCTAAAGACGGCACACGAGGACGTATGTGGAGTGAAGTGTGGAAGTTGTGGTCTTGGCCACAATTTCCTGCTTTGCTCCTCCGAAAGACCGCAGCCGCCCACGAAGCGGCCATACAAGAAGTAAGCACTCGCTCAACGCCAACCGTCAACGCCGCCATCGTCATCAGCAAGCCACAAGCCGTCATCAATGCACCTGCACGAAGCCGAAGTCACCATcagcaatccacgatcaaCCCAACGTCAGCCCACCATCCACGCCACTCCACAAACTCCGCAACACTCGAGCCGTACGAAGGAAAACATTCGTCGAACTAGAATTTGTTGTGATTTATTTTGTGCTGTTGTCGCCCGGGGCagtatcatcgaccccgatgatacATATGGGGCGTGGTATAAGGTGCCGTTCGCGGTTATGGTTATTCTAGCTCATATTACTACttgtaccgtccaagagtgcggcagacaacgctctgcccatTCTTTCATCCAATCCTATTGCTGGCAATTGTTCTGCTCACCTGTATTCACATAATAaagacattccactgaaccattgctttttggtctgttcaattagggtgataaaatccctaaagtctctagtcacccactcaAACAGAGGTagcatacaacgaatctgacgtgatgagggaatccgcggtaAAAGCTgaagatgaggttgtagattgcgggatttGGGGCGGTTCCACTGATCTCTACCGTGAAAACGGCGTGGgtaccgctttatttcctacaaagTACGTTGAAACGCCCCTCTACGTACACGTTCcgatctcctcagcagcctatttattgattttacttgaataggctgctgaagacATCATTAATTTTCTATCGCTCGCTCATGGACGCGGAACGTGCGCGAAGGTGGCGCGTTCCTACTGAAATCGTCTCAAAAAATGGACTCTTTCACCCCGTTTTTTCAAAGACAGAGAGatatgagcagaaccaccccggatcctgcaatctacaactccatctctaggttttcccgcggatttccTAACCACATCAGAtacgtggtatgctgcctttagccTCCTGGCGCGCACCTGTACGAAAGGTGCATTCTATGACGGATGTACACGTCGTAGGCTCTCAATTGGATAAACAGATGTTTCCATACCTGCCTTCAATTTCTGAAGGGATGTTACCAAGGACAAATGTGCAGGGAAAtagaaatgcgaaaaaaatagataaaacgCAACACCTGCAGTTCTtaggctatgaaacggctcaTTCGGTTCTGACGAATTCGTTTGGAATTATTGCCCAGTACTGCAACAGCAATAATTGCTCTGATTCCGATTCTTGTGCCGTCGTGCCAACTGTGCAGTTCCCAGCGCATGCTGGCATCGGCCCACCAATTTTACGCCATCGAACTCGTCCCACCACATTTATCGCCTCCTTCGCACACAAATTCGGCGCCGTGTCATCCGTCTCACTGCTCTTGGATATTTGGGTCCACACACACATATAATTACTCTGCAGACTAAGGCCGTTATTTTAGAGCATGATATTCCTTCCTTCTATACCACTAGgagcaggtgtagcgcagtcagtaagaggtccgctgcgGGCgcacggtcaatggttcgtAATCGCGCTTGTGCGAACCAAGGATTTTATCCCTCTAGGgccaataaattggtaccaggcttgtctggaaGAATGAAAGCACGAACTTCATCGTCGGCAgactcccgcaagtcattgtataggccaacacgcgttacaaaacctcaacgattacgaatcgcAGTacaacgcgttggtgcatccaaAGTGGACTGATGAGCCAGAGACGTTTTATACCACTATAACATCTAAGCTTTTCTCGTCTTCTTCCCCAATAGTTAGAATTTAGTGGCATGATTGTGCTAGTATAGTGAAATAACGTGAAAGTCATCttcatactgataaagatacaGATcttacgtcagatcacgtaaacagcTAGCTTCTACTAAAGCGAACTTCTGCATACGTGTATATACTTTCTAGGGAAATCATCTTGCAAACGTGATGAATGTAACGCATAGAGGAGTGGATATACGGAGGGGTACATTTCGGTGATTCGCCATGCAGGCAACAGTCTCACTTCGTTTTACTGATTTCTGTCGTTGACGAACTATGACGTCGTGGGAGCTGTCTTACCCTTCTCCTCTCTTCTTCCTGCTAGCGGATGTCACTGCTTCAGATGTCAGCATGCTTGACTGCGACCGTTGAACACGTACCACTCAATCATTGTGTTTTGTGGCACAGGTGCACAAGCTCGAGGAACCAGAGAGATGGAGAAGAAACAATCCCACCGCATCTTTCTGGCACAGGCGAATCTACTTGATGCTGAGAAATCCGCCCCTTGCCTTGGTACTCTTCACAATCTGACATCGTGGATGTCGTCCCACCatatcattctttcttttgacactggcgcaccacgtcaaaatcgtaaAACTCACCTCACTGCATTCTGACACCAACACGCTCACTTTTGGACTTTCGTTGGGACtttttggggaaattttgTTAATGATTATTgaacacataaaaaaaaaacaacaatcttTATACTACGATATTTTCAACATAAGAGACTGGAAACTTTCTTGCCAATCCTTACCAAAAAACGAACATAAGCACACACAGGGAGAAGTATCAAACATTATCCATTTAGAAGAAATCACCAACGGTAGGGAAAAGCTCTTTGTCCAAATAGTGATAAAGACGAAAacattcaaagaagaaaaggcaaGGATTTATTCTAATGTGAGGATTAGACGTTAAAAAAACTCTTatattcgtatttttgttgtatttaagCTAATCTCTTTAACATCATAACCTGCAACGAAACTTAGATAGGTAATACATCTTGtagttattttcaaatatttaaacaTTAGTGAAACTTGCGCAAAAAGTTGTCATGAAAGATATTGGCTAGAGAAGAATCACAAATCccaatttctttctattttgagttctgcaagaaaaaggtGCTTCACCTTTGTAACATTTCAGAAGTATTTTGAGAGGAAATACGATCAGTTTGTGATTTGTTAATACACTTAACAAAAACCTTCTATCAGTCTGTATAATGAGAGGTGTAATCACTTTTACTGTTTCGTCGTAAAATTGGAGGTGGGGTTTTTAAACACCTGTGTCACCCACCTAACAGGAAAACATAAAggtttttatgttttcctgTTAGGTgggtgacacacacacacacacaccagaATAAACCCTTCATTACAtagcttgatttttttatttatttgttttcaatgcCGCTCAATCAAGGAGGATATGAcaaggacaaaaacaaaacaaatactgTGAATAGATAGTGAATAGTAGAACAAAGAATACATACGAGTCCTGTGTACGATTCTGACCTAAACTAGTAATTAGTTCCTCCATGTACTTTTAGCTGGGATTTAATTCAGAGAATTGATCGACATTCACGAAATGTTGTGTAGCACTACTTGTGGAACGCTCCTATCTTGTTCATTAATTTTGATGCTCTTAGTTGCTCAGATGAAGTTGCACACAAACACCCAGCTAATTCTTAGGTCTAGTTCTCAGCGAATCGTAGTTCTGAGTATGAGTGCTCACATCCGATGAAAAGGATCTAATTgtcgtttttacttttttcgctaATACAACTggtttttacaattttcacAAAACTCAGAGATATGCAGAAAGTTTCAAGTAGAAGTATTCCTACGAGCTGTGCTTTTCACTAAGCAAAAAATCCGGAAGAATTTGTTCTCTTCTATTTCCTGAGagcgaaaaataaatattgaagtgttttatttttcccttCATCGTTTAGTGACGTTGAAAAATTCGGAGAAATATGAAACAACATATGTATGTTTTTCATATGTTAACGAGTTGGAAGCAGCAGTTTTCACACATGCTTAAGGACCTAAACATCCTGGAAATATTGTTCACATAGAATTTCTACCTGTCTGACACTTCAAATACGTCTctgagtattgcccatgtttgactgtctttgaatctcggcatgttgaaacgatatcgccgaaacgttagccgctgtttaataaagatcgataccaatcttggctacagctcaaggaaatcagttaaaacttcAAATACGTTTTCACAACATCCAACCTATACTTTCACTATAAATCTGCACTTTTGCGCAAACCACGTGATCGTCAACTAGTACTCCGTTCATTTTCT is part of the Necator americanus strain Aroian chromosome V, whole genome shotgun sequence genome and encodes:
- a CDS encoding hypothetical protein (NECATOR_CHRV.G20415.T1); the encoded protein is MFTAPGSNLQNSTGDEAEPVPPLPKDGTRGRMWSEVWKLWSWPQFPALLLRKTAAAHEAAIQEVSTRSTPTVNAAIVISKPQAVINAPARSRSHHQQSTINPTSAHHPRHSTNSATLEPYEGKHSSN